Sequence from the Clostridium butyricum genome:
ATATTCCTGTATCAGAAGAAAATAATTCAGAGCTTCAAGATATTATTGAATTTATTGATTATGATTTTGAAAATGTGGAAGAAAAAATATATCTAAAAAAGCTTAGAGAAGATTTAGAAAGGGTTATGAATGAAAATACAACGCTTAAGGAAAGAGAAATATTAAAGTTACATTATGGTTGGGATTGCAAAGAATGTACCCTTACATACATATCTGGAATATTCAATATTACCTCTTCAAGGGTTCATCAGATAGAAAATAGAGCACTAAGAAAGATAAGGCAAAGTAAGTGGTCAAGAGTTGAATACAAAAAATATTATGAGTCAATTAGACATAATTATAAATCAATAGAAAAGAAGATTGATTTTGCTAATAAGTATTTTCAAGGCATTATTTAAGGAGGAATTATGTTTTTATATAAAAAAGAAATAATAAACAGAACTAAAGAATTATTAAAAAATGCTCCAAATTTAAAAGAAAAATCACAAAAAAATAAATTAACTTTATTAGAACATTATGAAATTAATTCATTAATAAGAGCACTTAATGCTTTGCAATTAGAAGATCAAAAATTAATAGCATATAAGTATTTTGAAAATAAAACAAAAAAACAAATAGCAGAAATTATGTTTATAAGTGTAAAAATTGTTGGTAGAAAAATAGATGAAATCATATTAAAAATAGGACATATAATTTATGGAATAGAAAAAGAGGTATGGAATCTTATAGAATAAGTTGTTAAAGATGATAAAGTATAGTTATATGAAAAATGAAGTATCTTAATATTGGATTCTCTTGATAGATAAATTTAAATAATTATATACAAAATTTAGATAATATTTTATTACTAAGATTAACTGATAAAATTCTGAAAGTAACAAATTAAGTAACAAATAAACAAAAATGACTGCATCAAAAAGTTAATAAACTTAGTGATACAGTCATTCTTAATAATAAATAGTGACCCATACGGGAATCGAACCCATGATTTCACCGTGAGAGGGTGACGTCTTGACCTCTTGACCAATGGGCCATACAACAATAAGAATTATACTCTTATTATACTATTATGTCAATAATTACATTAAATATAAAAAATAGAAAATTGAAAAATAAATCTATATAATATATCATAATTTTCAAAATATTTAAAAAATACTATTGATTTTAATGAAAAATTTGGTAAACTATTATATAGTTAGTAATTTTAAAGAGGTGTATTATAAAAAATACTCATCGCTCCTCTTGTGAGATAAGTCACATAAAATTACGACTCCTTTTTAATATTTTGTGGTATATCCATTAAAATTTGAACTTTTGTTTGAATTTTGATGGATATTATTTTTATGTAATTTTAAAGTATATTTCAGAATATACATAATATAGTTTAATGATTAGTTTAAGTTAACTACTAAAACAGTTGAAATATTAACTTGATAAAATTATATACAGAGCAGGGAGTTGGTTTTATGGAACAGAGTGCTCAGTTTGCACTGGTACTTTCATTTTTTGCAGGAATTTCTACAGTTTTAGGAGCCTGCATAGTTTTTATATCTAAAAGAACAAGCAAGAAGACAATTACTTTTGCACTGGGATTTTCTGGGGGAGTAATGATATGCATCTCTTTTACAGATCTTTTTCCGTTTGCAGAAAGTACGTTAGTTAAGTATTACGGAAACTTTTATGGAGTGTTGCTTACAATGATGTATATGCTTTCAGGGGTTATATTTGCTATGCTTATTGATAAATTTATACCACATGAAAGTCATTTACTTTCTTCAGATAATTCAAACAATGCAAAACTATTTAGAGTAGGACTTGTTGCCATGATAGCAATAACACTACATAATTTCCCAGAGGGAATTGCTACATTTATGTCTGGGTATCAAGATGCAGCCCTTGGAATTTCAATATCAGTTGCTATTGCCATGCATAATATTCCAGAGGGGATAGCAGTTGCAATGCCTATATATTATTCTACAGGAAGTAGAATGAAGGCATTGAAATATACCATGTATTCAGGTCTATCAGAACCAGTAGGAGCAGTTCTTGCTTATTTAATATTAAAACCTTTTATAAGTGAATTTTTATTAGGATTGATTTTTGCATTTGTAATGGGAATTATGTTATATATTTCTTTTGAAGAACTTATACCATCATCAAGAGAGTATGGATATAATACTTTATCACTATGTTCAATATTTTTAGGAATATGTATCATGCCGATTACTCATATTTTTATGTCCTAACTATTCACAATAGATTTTGTTAAGTTTTATTTAAAATAAAAACTTTTGATTCAAGGATTTAAGAAAATTAAAAGAATTAGTAACGCAAAAAGGATAGAAAACTCATTTTTTAATGGCTTTCTATCCTTTTCACTTTTGTTGAATTTAATTGCCTATGATATTATTAAACTTCTGCAATCCAATTGATAACAGCTTCATTTGAACATGAGGCTGTTTCAGCGTTTACTTCTGTTACAAATAATAGATCACCAGAGTTAGCTACTGCTTTTAACTCTTTTAGTATATCATCAGATGACATAGAACATTTAACAACATATGCTTCAGGCATAACGTGTCCCCATGAACCTAATGATTTTATTTTAGAAATAATTTTATCTTCGCTTGATTCCTCATGAGTGTGAGGGTGAGTATTATTATCATCGTGACTGTGACCGCAACCACAACCACATGTATCGCTTATGAAATATGTAATTAAATATGCTGACATGTTTTTTCTCCTTTATATATGTGTTTTTATTAGAGTACCATGAACACCTACTATTTGTAAATGAATTTAAAATAGAATATTTAAACATAAAATATAATATTTAAAGATTAAAAATAAATTTATGATGTAAAAAAAGAAATTTTTGTTGAAATAATAGCTAATTTGTATTATTATATGAATAATTCATATTAATAATTAATCAAAAAAATATATAAAAAACAAAATATTAGATAATATTTTGCTGTGAAATATATAATTTTTTAAATTACAAAAGTGGACTAGTAGAATTGTTAAGAAATTTTTTGAGGAATAGTAGTAGGTATAGTCTAAGTAAATTTATGATTAATTGTAATATGATGTATTGGAAGGTTACGAAGATTAGGAGGAAGAAAAATGGCTAAGAGAGAAGGTTTTTCTAGCAGAATTGGTTTTGTGCTGTCATGTATTGGTGCGGCAATTGGGCTTGGAAATGTGTGGATGTTTCCGTACAAGCTTGGAGAAAATGGAGGAGCAGCATTTTTAATACCATATTTCTTATTTATCATTGTTCTTGGAATTATAGGGCTTATAGCAGAAATGAGTTTTGGTAGAATGTATAAACAAGGATCTTTAGGTGCTATAAGAAAGGTATTTGAAGAAAATAAGAAATCTGGAGGAAAGATTTTATCTATAATTCCCACATTGGGATTAATGGGGATATTTATGTTTTATACCATTGTAATAGGATGGGTATTAAAATATTTTTACATAAGCCTTACAGGGCAAATAAACAATATAAATACTAGTGAATATTTTGGCGGATTTGCTTTTAGTTCAAATTCAATTGGGTGGCATCTTCTTGCTGTTGTAATAACATTAGCAATAGTTAGTGCAGGTGTTTCAAAGGGAATAGAAAAGATTAATAAGATAATAATTCCATTATTATTTATTATATTTATTCTATTAATGATTAAATCATTAACACTTCCAGGTTCAGCAGCTGGTATAAGGTATTTATTAAAGCCGGATTGGGCACATTTACTAATACCAAAAACATGGGCAATGGCTATGGGACAGGCATTCTTTACAGTTTCAATAACAGGATGTGGAATGGTTATCTATGGAAGTTATGCAGGAAAAGAATTTGATATGACTGAATGTGCAGTAAGTACAGCAATTTTTGATACAATTTCGGCAATATTAGCTGCATTTATGATTATGCCAGCAGTTTTTGCATTAGGATTAAGTCCTACTGGAGGACCATCGTTATTATTTATAACAGTCCCAAGTATATTCCAGACGATGCCATTTGGTAATTTATTATGTGCAGCATTTTTCTTGAGCATAATATTTGCATCTATTTCATCGTCTATATCGTTACTTGAGGGACCGGTAGAATCGATACTTACTATAACAAACTGGGATAGAAAAAAGACAACTATAATTGTAGCTATAATTGGATTTATATTAGCTGTACCATTAAGTATAAATGAAGGTTTATTTAATAAATTTACTGATTTTGTTACAATAGTACTATCACCACTTGGTGCAGTTATAACAGCATTCGTTTTTTACTACATGATAGACGAAGAAAAGATATTATCTGGAATAAATCAAGGATCAAAACGTACAATAGGAAAATGGTTCATTAAATTTGGAAGGTATGTATTTGTTCCTGCCACAATAATAATAATTGCATTGGGAATATTTTATGGTGGTATAGGCTAAAAGATAGAATTAATAAGAAATTTTTTGAATTTAAAAAGCGCTATTAAAACAATAGCGCTTTTGTATTATACAATTTTATGTATAAAAATCATTAAAGTTAAACTTTTATAATTTCTATACCGCATTTTTCTAAATTTTTGATAGAAGTTTCATTTATTCCTGAGTCTGTAATTAAGTGCGAAATATCATCTATACTTCCACTTAAAAATTTATTTTTAAGCCCTATTTTTGAACTGGATGCAAGTACAAAAACTGGACCTTTACAATGATTTATCATAGCTTTATTGACTAATGTTTCTTGAAATACAGATGTACTTATTCCAAAATCTACGGATACACCATTGACACCAATAAAACACTTATCTGCAATTACTGATGAAAAAATAGTAGTAGCAAATTCACCAACTAATGATTGTTTTCTTTCATATACTTGACCACCAGTTAATATTAGATCAACATTTGGACCTATATTAGAAAATAATGCTTTACCGTTATTAGTTATAACAGTTACTCTTTTATCTTCTAAATATTCAAGTATAAGAAGAGCTGTTGTGCTTGAGTTTATAAAAATGGTATCTCCGTCTTCAATTAAATCTGCAGCATATTTTGCTATTTTATGCTTATTTTCATTGTTAAGTGAATTGTTGTTTTCAAAATTAATATCATTTAATAGTGGACTATCTTCAATAAGTTTAGCACCACCATAATATCTAACAACAAGTCCATCATTTTCTAAAGCTTGAAAATCTCTTCGCAATGTAAGAGAAGATACATTTAATTTTTCAGCTAGTTCAGCTGTACTTATATCTGGATATTCTTTTAAATATTTTAAAATGTACTCTCGTCTTTTAGAAATTATGCTAGTATTAATTTTCATTATATATTCCTCCGTTATATAAATTTACATATATGAATTCATGTTAAGTCAATCTTAATTTATTAAAGTCTTGATAACATAACTATACTATATATATTGTATTTATTGAACAACAAATGAACTCATAAATATATCTATTTAATAAAATATAGTTTTTTTATGAACAAAATGAATTAATAATTGAACGTAAAGTATAAAACATTCAAAAAGTTCATTTAATATAGAAAATTATAGCATTGTCGAACAAAAAAATCAAATAAATATAAAAAAAGTTAAAAAAGTATTGAACTATATGAATGTTTGGTGTATTATTAAGTCATGGATAGGAAATAAATACTATTTAAGAGAAAAATTAAAAATGAGAATTGGAATGGGGGAATTTAAAATGACACAAGTAGAAGAAATTACAAGAGAATCATGGATATTAAATACTTTTCCAGAATGGGGAACTTGGTTAAATGAAGAAATCGAAATGGAAGAAGTTAAAAAAGGAACATTTGCAATGTGGTGGCTTGGATGTACTGGAATATGGCTTAAATCAGAAGGTGGAACTAATATAAGTATTGACTTTTGGTGTGGAAGTGGTAAAAAAACAAAAGCTAATCCTTATATAAATCCACAACATCAAATGGCTAGAATGTGTGGTGGAAAAAAACTTCAACCTAATTTAAGAGTAGCACCATTTGTGTTAGATCCATTTGGAATAAAAAATATAGATGCAGTTCTTGCAACACATGATCATAATGATCACATTGATGTAAACGTTGCGGCGGCAGTTCTTAAAAATTGTAGCAAAGATGTTCCGTTTGTAGGACCACAAGCATGTGTAGATAAATGGATAGGATGGGGAGTGCCTAGTGAAAGATGTATTGTTGTAAAACCAGGAGATACAGTGCAGATTAAGGATATCACAATAGTTGCATTAGAATCATTTGACAGAACAGCATTAATAACTGAACCTCCAAAGGGAGATATCAGAGGAAAGATGCCAGTAGATATGGATATTAAGGCTGTTAATTATTTGATAAAGACACCAGGTGGAAATTTATATCATAGTGGTGATTCACACTATTCAAATTTTTATGCCAAACATGGAAACGAATACAAAATTGATGTTGCATTAGGATCTTATGGTGAAAATCCAAGAGGAATTACTGATAAAATGACATCAGTTGATATTTTAAGAATGGCTGAAGCATTGAAAACTAAAGTTGTTATTCCATTCCATCATGATATATGGTCAAATTTCCAAGCAGATACAAAAGAAATTTTAGAGTTATTTGATATGAGAAAAGATAGATTACAGTATGAATTTAATCCATTTATATGGCAAGTAGGAGGTAAATTCACATTCCCTGATGATAGTAAAAAGAGAGAATATCATTATCCAAGGGGATTTGATGATTGTTTTACAACAGATATTAACATGCCATATACATCATTTTTATAAAATTGCTTAAAAAGCATAGTTTTTTAAAAGTGGTTTTAAATTTATCTTATTAAGAACATATGTAGGTAATTGTTATGGAACTGCTATAAAAGCAAAATAGCAGTTCCAATATAAAAGGGGGAAACAGAAATGTTAAAGGAATTAATTGAAAAGAACAGATTTTCCTTTCATGATGGTTTTGAAAAATGGGAGGATGCAATAAAAGCAGCATGTATGCCATTAATTAAAGATAAGGCTATTGAAGAAGCATACATTGATTCAATAATCAGCAATGTTAATAAATATGGACCATATATAGTAATAGCGCCGGATATATGTATACCACATGCACAGGAAGGTGCTGTAGGAGTAAATGAAACAGCAGTTTGCTTTATGAGAAGTAAAAAGCCAGTTTGTTTTAGTGATGACCATGATCAAGATGCAAGACTATTTTTTGTTCTTGCTTCAACAGACAACAATATTCATTTGGAGAATCTTTCTAAACTAGTTGAATTAGTGGAAAATAATGAAGTAGTAGAAGAATTGATATGTTCAGAGTGTAAAGAGGATTTAGAAAACATATATAAAGATTATTTTTTACCAGCTTAAGGGTAATTAAATTTTAGGAGGAATAAATATGGAGATATTATTAAACATCTGGAAATTTTTTCAGGTAAACATATTGACTAATCCAGCGTTTTTTATAGGATTTATTGTACTTATAGGTTATTTATTATTGAAACGTCCCATATATGAAGCAATAGCAGGCTTTATCAAAGCAACTGTTGGTTACCTCATTCTTAATGTAGCAGCTAGTGGATTAGTTGGAAATTTTAGACCAATATTAGCTGGATTAAAAGATCGTTTTAATTTAGCAGCGGCAGTTATTGATCCCTATTTTGGACAAACAGCAGCTCAACAAGCAGTTGAAAATGTAGGAAGATCATTTTCACTTATGATGATAGTTCTTCTAATAGCATTTATATTTAATATTGTTTTAGTATTGTTTAGAAAGACAACAAAGATTAGAACTGTATTTATTACTGGACACATAATGGTACAACAATCATCTACAGCGTTATGGATTGTATTGTTCTGTTTTCCTAATTTAGTTGATACAAAAGCTGTTATAATGCTTGGAATATTACTTGGAACTTATTGGGCAGTATCATCTAATCTTACAGTTGAAGCAACTCAGGATTTGACAGAAGGTGGAGGATTTGCAGTAGGGCATCAACAAATGTTTGGTATTTGGTTAACTGATAAAATTGCAGGTAAAATTGGTAACAAAGAAAAATCAATTGAACATTTAGAATTTCCAGGATTTTTATCAATATTTAATGATAATGTTGTTGCAACAGGTATATTAATGATGTTTTTCTTTGGAACAATTATAGGTATACTCGGACCAGATTTAATGCATCAAATAGACACAGGATTTGCAGCAAATAAAAACTTTATATTCTATATAATGGAAAAATCTTTAAATTTTGCAGTGTATTTAAGTATATTACAACTTGGTGTTAAAATGTTCGTATCTGAACTTACTGAATCATTCCAAGGTATATCAAATAAAATTTTACCTGGATCTATGCCAGCAGTAGATTGTGCTGCAACATATGGTTTTGGTCATGCAAATGCAGTAACAATAGGTTTCTTATTTGGAGCATTAGGACAATTCATTTCTATTATTGGATTAATTGTATTCAAGAGCCCAGTATTAATAATAACAGGTTTCGTACCAGTATTTTTTGATAATGCAACATTTGCAGTATTTGCTAATAGAAAAGGTGGATTAAAAGCTGCAATGATTATACCTTTCGTTTCTGGAATAATTCAAGTATTAGGTGGTGCTTTTGCAGCATGGTACTTTGGATTAGCACAATTCGGAGGTTGGCATGGAAACTTTGACTTTGATACAGTTTGGCCTGTTATCGGAGTATTAATGAAAAATTTCCAATATGTTGGATTTGGAATAGTAATAATTGCATTATTAGCAATACCGCAAATTCAATATCTTAAGAATAAAAAAGGTTACTTTAAAATAGCAGAAGATTATGAAGAATATTTGGAAGAAATGAGTCAATCAGTATAAAATAATTGAAAAAAGGGTGATTAATTATGTTAAAAGTAATAGCAGCATGTGGAAGTGGAATGGGATCAAGTCAAATAATTAAAATGAAGATAACAAAAGTATTTAAAAAATTAGGAATAGATGTAACAATTCAACATAGTAGTGTTGGAGAAGCAAAGAGTCAGGCTTCAAGTTTTGATGTTGTATTCTGTTCAGAGGTTTTAAAGTCTAATTTTAAAAGAGCGGAAGATTCAGGAACAATAGTTATCGGATTAAAAAATGTGTTATCAGAAAAGGAAATTGAAGAAAAAGTAATGGAAAAGGTTGTAAATAAAAAATAGTATTTTGCAATATAAAAAATGGAGGTGTAGACTATGA
This genomic interval carries:
- a CDS encoding sigma-70 family RNA polymerase sigma factor, encoding MSNEELVLLYQKGDKQALEILIENNKGRVFKIANKFFVGKTNSIDFDDLIQEGYIGLIIASEKYNPNMDYHASFITYATYWIYQRIHGFIIQKNTNDETSLNIPVSEENNSELQDIIEFIDYDFENVEEKIYLKKLREDLERVMNENTTLKEREILKLHYGWDCKECTLTYISGIFNITSSRVHQIENRALRKIRQSKWSRVEYKKYYESIRHNYKSIEKKIDFANKYFQGII
- the zupT gene encoding zinc transporter ZupT; this encodes MEQSAQFALVLSFFAGISTVLGACIVFISKRTSKKTITFALGFSGGVMICISFTDLFPFAESTLVKYYGNFYGVLLTMMYMLSGVIFAMLIDKFIPHESHLLSSDNSNNAKLFRVGLVAMIAITLHNFPEGIATFMSGYQDAALGISISVAIAMHNIPEGIAVAMPIYYSTGSRMKALKYTMYSGLSEPVGAVLAYLILKPFISEFLLGLIFAFVMGIMLYISFEELIPSSREYGYNTLSLCSIFLGICIMPITHIFMS
- a CDS encoding sodium-dependent transporter; the protein is MAKREGFSSRIGFVLSCIGAAIGLGNVWMFPYKLGENGGAAFLIPYFLFIIVLGIIGLIAEMSFGRMYKQGSLGAIRKVFEENKKSGGKILSIIPTLGLMGIFMFYTIVIGWVLKYFYISLTGQINNINTSEYFGGFAFSSNSIGWHLLAVVITLAIVSAGVSKGIEKINKIIIPLLFIIFILLMIKSLTLPGSAAGIRYLLKPDWAHLLIPKTWAMAMGQAFFTVSITGCGMVIYGSYAGKEFDMTECAVSTAIFDTISAILAAFMIMPAVFALGLSPTGGPSLLFITVPSIFQTMPFGNLLCAAFFLSIIFASISSSISLLEGPVESILTITNWDRKKTTIIVAIIGFILAVPLSINEGLFNKFTDFVTIVLSPLGAVITAFVFYYMIDEEKILSGINQGSKRTIGKWFIKFGRYVFVPATIIIIALGIFYGGIG
- a CDS encoding DeoR/GlpR family DNA-binding transcription regulator is translated as MKINTSIISKRREYILKYLKEYPDISTAELAEKLNVSSLTLRRDFQALENDGLVVRYYGGAKLIEDSPLLNDINFENNNSLNNENKHKIAKYAADLIEDGDTIFINSSTTALLILEYLEDKRVTVITNNGKALFSNIGPNVDLILTGGQVYERKQSLVGEFATTIFSSVIADKCFIGVNGVSVDFGISTSVFQETLVNKAMINHCKGPVFVLASSSKIGLKNKFLSGSIDDISHLITDSGINETSIKNLEKCGIEIIKV
- the ulaG gene encoding L-ascorbate 6-phosphate lactonase, whose amino-acid sequence is MTQVEEITRESWILNTFPEWGTWLNEEIEMEEVKKGTFAMWWLGCTGIWLKSEGGTNISIDFWCGSGKKTKANPYINPQHQMARMCGGKKLQPNLRVAPFVLDPFGIKNIDAVLATHDHNDHIDVNVAAAVLKNCSKDVPFVGPQACVDKWIGWGVPSERCIVVKPGDTVQIKDITIVALESFDRTALITEPPKGDIRGKMPVDMDIKAVNYLIKTPGGNLYHSGDSHYSNFYAKHGNEYKIDVALGSYGENPRGITDKMTSVDILRMAEALKTKVVIPFHHDIWSNFQADTKEILELFDMRKDRLQYEFNPFIWQVGGKFTFPDDSKKREYHYPRGFDDCFTTDINMPYTSFL
- a CDS encoding PTS sugar transporter subunit IIA; its protein translation is MLKELIEKNRFSFHDGFEKWEDAIKAACMPLIKDKAIEEAYIDSIISNVNKYGPYIVIAPDICIPHAQEGAVGVNETAVCFMRSKKPVCFSDDHDQDARLFFVLASTDNNIHLENLSKLVELVENNEVVEELICSECKEDLENIYKDYFLPA
- a CDS encoding PTS ascorbate transporter subunit IIC encodes the protein MEILLNIWKFFQVNILTNPAFFIGFIVLIGYLLLKRPIYEAIAGFIKATVGYLILNVAASGLVGNFRPILAGLKDRFNLAAAVIDPYFGQTAAQQAVENVGRSFSLMMIVLLIAFIFNIVLVLFRKTTKIRTVFITGHIMVQQSSTALWIVLFCFPNLVDTKAVIMLGILLGTYWAVSSNLTVEATQDLTEGGGFAVGHQQMFGIWLTDKIAGKIGNKEKSIEHLEFPGFLSIFNDNVVATGILMMFFFGTIIGILGPDLMHQIDTGFAANKNFIFYIMEKSLNFAVYLSILQLGVKMFVSELTESFQGISNKILPGSMPAVDCAATYGFGHANAVTIGFLFGALGQFISIIGLIVFKSPVLIITGFVPVFFDNATFAVFANRKGGLKAAMIIPFVSGIIQVLGGAFAAWYFGLAQFGGWHGNFDFDTVWPVIGVLMKNFQYVGFGIVIIALLAIPQIQYLKNKKGYFKIAEDYEEYLEEMSQSV
- a CDS encoding PTS sugar transporter subunit IIB; amino-acid sequence: MLKVIAACGSGMGSSQIIKMKITKVFKKLGIDVTIQHSSVGEAKSQASSFDVVFCSEVLKSNFKRAEDSGTIVIGLKNVLSEKEIEEKVMEKVVNKK